A section of the Phaseolus vulgaris cultivar G19833 chromosome 8, P. vulgaris v2.0, whole genome shotgun sequence genome encodes:
- the LOC137825532 gene encoding N-alpha-acetyltransferase MAK3 encodes MENVEFDSSEIEYVSYGGEHHLPLIMNLVDQELSEPYSIFTYRYFVYLWPQLSFLAFHKGKCVGTVVCKMGEHRNTFRGYIAMLVVIKPYRGRGIATELVTRSIKVMMESGCEEVTLEAEVTNKGALALYGRLGFIRSKRLFHYYLNGVDAFRLKLLFPRTELHPSLPLMADKYENHMQSDQGDTPFK; translated from the exons atgGAAAACGTGGAATTCGACTCTTCGGAGATTGAGTACGTGAGTTATGGCGGCGAGCATCACCTTCCTCTGATAATGAACCTGGTGGACCAAGAGCTCAGCGAACCATACTCAATCTTCACGTACCGTTACTTCGTCTATCTCTGGCCTCAGCTTTCTTTCCTG GCGTTCCACAAGGGTAAATGCGTGGGCACGGTGGTATGTAAGATGGGGGAACACCGCAACACTTTCAGAGGCTACATTGCCATGCTGGTTGTGATCAAACCTTATAGAGGAAGAGGCATTG CTACAGAGCTTGTTACTAGGTCTATCAAGGTGATGATGGAATCAGGTTGTGAAGAG gTTACATTGGAAGCAGAAGTGACAAATAAAGGAGCACTGGCACTCTATGGTCGCCTTGGCTTTATTAGATCTAAACGGCTCTTTCACTACTATTTGAATGGTGTTGATGCTTTCCGGTTGAAACTTTTATTTCCCCGCACAGAGTTGCACCCATCTCTTCCTTTGATGGCAGATAAATATGAGAACCACATGCAAAGTGACCAAGGTGATACACCAtttaaataa
- the LOC137825534 gene encoding large ribosomal subunit protein eL30 encodes MVAAKKTKKTHESINNRLALVMKSGKYTLGYKTVLKSLRSSKGKLIIIANNCPPLRKSEIEYYAMLAKVGVHHYNGNNVDLGTACGKYYRVCCLSIIDPGDSDIIKTLPGEQ; translated from the exons ATGGTTGCCGCCAAGAAGACC AAGAAGACCCATGAGAGCATCAACAACAGGCTCGCTCTTGTCATGAAGAGTGGAAAGTACACCCTTGGATACAAGACCGTTCTCAAATCCCTTAGGAGCTCCAAAG GAAAACTGATTATCATTGCCAACAACTGCCCTCCTTTGAGGAAGTCAGAGATAGAATACTATGCTATGTTGGCAAAGGTTGGAGTTCATCACTACAACGGAA ACAATGTTGATTTGGGCACTGCATGCGGGAAATATTACAGAGTGTGCTGCCTCAGCATTATTGATCCTG GCGATTCTGATATCATCAAGACACTGCCTGGGGAACAATAA
- the LOC137825533 gene encoding uncharacterized protein, which translates to MPKLTLILRTIFRSHSPIIMPISSPKQPFLVIITITIFSLLGQGPVPILARNAHVINFRSPDLYPESLAWDPLMQHFLLGSLHQRIITAVSDSGIVETYISDTDLPEDVSILGLAVDTPRNRLLAVVHSYAPLPPFNALAAYDLRSRRRLFLTPLPSEDNDAANDVAVDYSGNAFVTNSGGNFIWKVTADGSASIFSKSPKYLADTNNPADDVNSPHDYLGLNGITYVNKGYLLVVQSTTGKVFKVDAEDGTARNVLLNEDLIGAEDIAVRSDGVAAVVSPMKELWMLKSIDSWSEGVVYDKVEVNVQRFPTSVVVGDKDRVYVLYGHVDEGRVGNSRRENFGIAELRSKREGEDESVWIFVLIGLGFAYFFFWRFQMAQLVKKMDKVN; encoded by the coding sequence ATGCCAAAGCTTACTCTGATTTTAAGAACCATCTTCAGATCACACTCTCCAATCATAATGCCAATCTCATCACCCAAACAACCCTTCCTTGTAATCATCACAATCACTATATTCTCCTTATTGGGCCAGGGCCCAGTCCCAATCCTCGCTCGTAATGCTCACGTCATCAATTTCCGGTCACCCGATCTCTACCCGGAATCCCTCGCCTGGGATCCACTCATGCAGCACTTCCTCCTCGGATCCCTCCACCAAAGGATCATCACCGCCGTATCGGACTCCGGCATTGTCGAAACCTACATCTCCGACACCGACCTTCCCGAAGATGTTTCCATCCTCGGCCTCGCCGTCGATACCCCGCGCAACCGCCTCCTCGCTGTCGTCCACTCGTACGCTCCCCTCCCTCCGTTCAACGCCCTCGCCGCCTACGACCTCCGCTCCCGCCGCCGCCTCTTCCTCACTCCCCTCCCCTCCGAAGACAACGACGCCGCCAACGATGTCGCCGTCGACTACAGCGGCAACGCCTTCGTCACCAATTCCGGCGGAAACTTCATCTGGAAGGTCACCGCTGACGGATCCGCCTCGATCTTCTCCAAATCGCCGAAGTACTTGGCGGATACAAACAATCCGGCGGACGACGTCAACTCACCTCACGATTACCTAGGGCTAAACGGAATCACTTACGTCAACAAAGGTTACCTCCTAGTGGTGCAATCGACCACCGGGAAGGTTTTCAAGGTGGACGCGGAAGACGGAACGGCGAGGAATGTGTTGCTGAACGAGGACCTGATCGGTGCAGAGGACATCGCGGTGAGGAGCGACGGGGTGGCGGCAGTGGTATCGCCGATGAAGGAGCTGTGGATGTTGAAGAGCATAGATAGTTGGTCGGAGGGAGTGGTGTACGACAAGGTGGAAGTGAATGTGCAGCGGTTTCCGACGTCGGTGGTGGTGGGAGATAAAGACAGAGTGTATGTGTTGTACGGTCACGTGGATGAAGGGAGGGTAGGGAATTCGAGAAGAGAGAATTTTGGGATTGCTGAGTTGAGGTCAAAAAGAGAGGGTGAAGACGAGAGCGTTTGGATCTTTGTTCTTATAGGTTTGGGCTTCgcttattttttcttttggagGTTTCAGATGGCTCAGCTCGTGAAGAAGATGGACAAGGTCAATTGA